The following are encoded in a window of Scophthalmus maximus strain ysfricsl-2021 chromosome 2, ASM2237912v1, whole genome shotgun sequence genomic DNA:
- the LOC118300262 gene encoding olfactory receptor 52D1-like has product MENQSLHTNILLLEGLKVNAQSSIAAFIFLLLMYGFIMVSNMGLVLLISRSKSLQQPMYLLFCNMSVNDVFGASIIIPRVLRDIFTSNSDLYIHYIDCVVQAFCVHLYGTTSHTVLMIMAFDRYVAICNPLRYATIMTNRMVVKLSVAAWGSALVLVAILLGLTIRLSRCRRVISNLFCDHASLFKLSCESVVINQVYGLGNTVVLLGSSICSVTLTYLKIAAVCIRSKNKVLNRKALQTCATHLAVYVLLLVSAFIVVILHRFPQLSYHRKVAAILGEVALPALNAVIYGLQIKEVRQRIVALLHSKQTLVHLK; this is encoded by the coding sequence ATGGAAAACCAGAGTTTACACACAAATatcctgctgctggagggaTTAAAGGTCAACGCCCAGTCTTCCATCGCAGCCttcatcttccttctcctcaTGTACGGCTTCATCATGGTGTCCAACATGGGCCTGGTGCTGCTGATCTCCCGGAGCAAGAGCCTCCAGCAGCCCATGTACCTGCTCTTCTGCAACATGAGTGTTAACGACGTGTTCGGGGCCTCGATCATCATCCCGCGTGTCCTCAGAGATATTTTCACATCGAACTCCGACTTGTACATTCACTACATCGACTGTGTGGTTCAGGCCTTCTGCGTTCACCTCTATGGGACCACCTCTCACACGGTGCTCATGATCATGGCGTTTGACCGGTACGTGGCCATCTGCAACCCCCTTCGCTACGCCACCATCATGACCAACCGGATGGTGGTGAAGCTGTCGGTCGCAGCCTGGGGATCGGCCTTGGTGCTTGTGGCGATCCTCCTGGGCCTCACCATCCGCCTGTCCCGCTGCAGGCGGGTTATATCCAACCTGTTCTGCGACCACGCCTCCTTGTTCAAGCTGTCCTGCGAGAGCGTGGTCATCAATCAGGTGTACGGGCTCGGCAACACGGTGGTGCTGCTGGGCTCGTCCATCTGCAGCGTGACCCTCACCTACCTGAAGATTGCCGCCGTGTGCATACGCAGTAAGAACAAGGTGCTGAACCGCAAAGCGCTGCAGACCTGCGCCACCCACCTGGCCGTGTACGTCCTGCTGCTGGTGTCGGCCTTCATCGTCGTCATCCTGCACCGCTTCCCTCAGCTGTCATACCACAGGAAGGTGGCGGCCATTCTGGGCGAAGTGGCCCTGCCGGCGCTTAACGCTGTTATCTACGGGCTGCAAATAAAAGAGGTCAGGCAGAGAATCGTGGCTCTTCTCCACAGTAAACAGACACTCGTGCATTTGAAATGA